In the Malus domestica chromosome 16, GDT2T_hap1 genome, one interval contains:
- the LOC114823323 gene encoding probable ADP-ribosylation factor GTPase-activating protein AGD8 isoform X2 gives MKAMTSVLHLFLTFYRSTNLDSWTPEQLRTMSFGGNNRAQVFFKQHGWTDGGKIEAKYTSRAAELYRQILSKEVVKSMAEEAGLPPSPVTSQSGQASNGILDVKTQEAPKENSIARKETPEIAASQKAPHTYVTSTVKKPLGGAKKIGKTGGLGARKLTTKPNESLYDQKPEDPVVPLPVSSSTNSTPTAGSSFASRFEYVEIVQNTETNPTGAHVISHIAPPKSSNFFADFGMDSNFPKKTSSNTSKVQIQESDEARKKFTNAKSISSAQFFGDQSRSADVDAQTSLQKFSGSAAISSADLFGDRGDNSAIDLTASDLINRLSFQAQQDLSSLTNIAGETGKKLSSLASNLMTDLQDRIL, from the exons ATGAAGGCAATGACAAGTGtcttacatttgtttttaaccTTTTATAGATCTACAAATTTAGACTCGTGGACTCCTGAACAGCTGAGAACGATGAGCTTCGGGGGAAACAACCGTGCACAAGTTTTCTTTAAGCAGCATGGATGGACGGATGGAGGCAAAATTGAGGCTAAGTATACATCAAGAGCTGCCGAGTTGTATAGGCAAATACTTTCTAAAGAAGTTGTCAAAAGTATGGCAGAAGAGGCAGGTCTTCCACCATCACCTGTTACATCTCAGTCAGGACAAGCATCTAATGGGATTCTTGATGTTAAGACCCAGGAAGCTCCAAAAGAGAACTCTATAGCAAGGAAAGAAACGCCTGAAATCGCTGCTTCCCAGAAAGCCCCCCATACATATGTTACCAGTACTGTTAAGAAGCCTCTTGGTGGTGCTAAGAAAATTGGGAAGACTGGGGGTCTTGGTGCTCGCAAACTTACTACAAAG CCAAATGAAAGCCTGTACGATCAGAAACCTGAAGATCCAGTTGTCCCACTGCCAGTGTCTTCCTCAACTAACAGCACTCCAACAGCTGGATCATCCTTTGCATCTCGCTTTGAGTATGTAGAAATTGTCCAAAATACTGAGACAAATCCCACTGGCGCTCATGTAATTAGCCATATTGCTCCACCAAAGTCATCAAATTTCTTTGCAGATTTTGGAATGGACAGTAACTTTCCCAAGAAAACTAGTTCAAATACCTCAAAAGTTCAA ATTCAGGAGTCTGatgaagcaagaaagaaattcaCAAATGCAAAATCTATCTCTTCCGCACAATTTTTTGGTGACCAAAGCAGATCTGCTGATGTTGATGCTCAAACCTCCTTGCAGAAGTTCTCG GGTTCTGCAGCCATCTCCAGCGCTGATCTATTTGGTGACAGGGGAGATAATTCAGCTATTGATCTTACTGCAAGCGACCTAATCAACCGACTGTCGTTTCAG GCACAACAGGATCTCTCTTCCTTAACGAATATCGCGGGAGAGACCGGGAAGAAGCTTAGTTCCTTGGCGTCCAATTTAATGACGGATCTTCAGGACAGAATCCTGTGA
- the LOC114823056 gene encoding xylan glycosyltransferase MUCI21-like, with translation TGGYTGNVYHEFNDGIMPLFITSQRFNKKVVFVILEYHNWWVTKYGDIVSQPLDYQPIDFSGDTRTHCFPEVIVGLRIHDELTVDSSLMEGNVSIVDFRNLLDRAYWPRIRSLIQDEEWEALEKYSASLAFESSFEPESEMQEDQFKKPKLLIISRNGSRAITNENFLVRMAEQIGFEVNVLRPDRKTELAKIYRALNASDVMIGVHGAAMTHFMFMRPGSVFIQVVPLGIEWTAEEYYGEPARKLGLKYIGIQVCLLI, from the coding sequence ACTGGGGGATATACCGGTAATGTCTATCACGAATTTAATGATGGGATTATGCCGTTGTTCATTACTTCCCAGCGTTTCAACAAGAAGGTTGTGTTTGTCATTCTCGAGTACCATAATTGGTGGGTGACGAAATATGGAGACATTGTTTCTCAACCATTAGATTATCAACCTATAGATTTTAGTGGAGATACAAGAACTCATTGCTTCCCTGAGGTCATCGTTGGTCTGAGGATTCACGACGAGCTCACTGTGGATTCCTCACTGATGGAGGGAAATGTGAGCATTGTTGACTTTCGAAATCTTCTAGACCGAGCCTACTGGCCTCGAATTAGAAGTCTTATTCAAGACGAGGAATGGGAAGCACTGGAGAAGTATTCTGCGTCTCTGGCATTTGAAAGCTCTTTCGAACCTGAGAGTGAAATGCAAGAAGATCAATTCAAGAAGCCAAAGCTGCTCATCATATCTCGAAATGGATCAAGAGCGATAACCAATGAGAATTTCTTAGTTAGAATGGCTGAGCAAATTGGGTTTGAAGTTAATGTTTTGAGACCTGACCGCAAGACAGAGTTAGCAAAGATTTATCGGGCCCTTAATGCGAGTGATGTCATGATCGGGGTTCATGGCGCTGCCATGACACATTTTATGTTCATGAGGCCTGGGTCTGTGTTCATCCAAGTTGTTCCCCTAGGAATTGAGTGGACAGCGGAGGAATACTATGGGGAACCTGCAAGGAAGCTCGGGTTGAAATACATCGGCATCCAAGTTTGTCTATTAATATAG
- the LOC114823323 gene encoding probable ADP-ribosylation factor GTPase-activating protein AGD9 isoform X1: MASEISNDKTAVFRKLKARSENKMCFDCNAKNPTWASVTYGIFLCIDCSAVHRSLGVHISFVRSTNLDSWTPEQLRTMSFGGNNRAQVFFKQHGWTDGGKIEAKYTSRAAELYRQILSKEVVKSMAEEAGLPPSPVTSQSGQASNGILDVKTQEAPKENSIARKETPEIAASQKAPHTYVTSTVKKPLGGAKKIGKTGGLGARKLTTKPNESLYDQKPEDPVVPLPVSSSTNSTPTAGSSFASRFEYVEIVQNTETNPTGAHVISHIAPPKSSNFFADFGMDSNFPKKTSSNTSKVQIQESDEARKKFTNAKSISSAQFFGDQSRSADVDAQTSLQKFSGSAAISSADLFGDRGDNSAIDLTASDLINRLSFQAQQDLSSLTNIAGETGKKLSSLASNLMTDLQDRIL, translated from the exons ATGGCGTCCGAAATCTCAAACGACAAGACCGCTGTTTTCAGAAAACTGAAAGCAAGGTCAGAAAACAAG ATGTGTTTCGATTGTAATGCAAAGAACCCGACTTGGGCGTCGGTTACATATGGGATCTTTCTCTGCATCGATTGCTCGGCCGTTCATCGCAGTCTCGGCGTTCATATCAGCTTTGTTAG ATCTACAAATTTAGACTCGTGGACTCCTGAACAGCTGAGAACGATGAGCTTCGGGGGAAACAACCGTGCACAAGTTTTCTTTAAGCAGCATGGATGGACGGATGGAGGCAAAATTGAGGCTAAGTATACATCAAGAGCTGCCGAGTTGTATAGGCAAATACTTTCTAAAGAAGTTGTCAAAAGTATGGCAGAAGAGGCAGGTCTTCCACCATCACCTGTTACATCTCAGTCAGGACAAGCATCTAATGGGATTCTTGATGTTAAGACCCAGGAAGCTCCAAAAGAGAACTCTATAGCAAGGAAAGAAACGCCTGAAATCGCTGCTTCCCAGAAAGCCCCCCATACATATGTTACCAGTACTGTTAAGAAGCCTCTTGGTGGTGCTAAGAAAATTGGGAAGACTGGGGGTCTTGGTGCTCGCAAACTTACTACAAAG CCAAATGAAAGCCTGTACGATCAGAAACCTGAAGATCCAGTTGTCCCACTGCCAGTGTCTTCCTCAACTAACAGCACTCCAACAGCTGGATCATCCTTTGCATCTCGCTTTGAGTATGTAGAAATTGTCCAAAATACTGAGACAAATCCCACTGGCGCTCATGTAATTAGCCATATTGCTCCACCAAAGTCATCAAATTTCTTTGCAGATTTTGGAATGGACAGTAACTTTCCCAAGAAAACTAGTTCAAATACCTCAAAAGTTCAA ATTCAGGAGTCTGatgaagcaagaaagaaattcaCAAATGCAAAATCTATCTCTTCCGCACAATTTTTTGGTGACCAAAGCAGATCTGCTGATGTTGATGCTCAAACCTCCTTGCAGAAGTTCTCG GGTTCTGCAGCCATCTCCAGCGCTGATCTATTTGGTGACAGGGGAGATAATTCAGCTATTGATCTTACTGCAAGCGACCTAATCAACCGACTGTCGTTTCAG GCACAACAGGATCTCTCTTCCTTAACGAATATCGCGGGAGAGACCGGGAAGAAGCTTAGTTCCTTGGCGTCCAATTTAATGACGGATCTTCAGGACAGAATCCTGTGA